The following are encoded in a window of Castanea sativa cultivar Marrone di Chiusa Pesio chromosome 5, ASM4071231v1 genomic DNA:
- the LOC142633754 gene encoding pentatricopeptide repeat-containing protein At2g33760 — protein sequence MEAKQLQPEEQLYPQHREPQSQSQSHSPAYQALLRAGPSVRPLQQVHAQIIVLGKYRNLAIITKLLTLACAAGSISYTRRLFLTVPNPDSFLFNSLIKGSSKFAFSNDAIFFYRRMLLANISPSNYTFTSVIKACADLSASRLSKGIHSHILVCGYGSDSFVQAALVTFYAKTGDLEVARKVFDKMPERTVVAWNSMISGYEQNGFSKEAIGLFYQMREWGFKPDSTTFVSVLSACAQLGAIGLGCWVHDYVISNGFDVNVVLGTSFINMFSRCGNVTKAREVFDLMSEWNVIAWTAMISGYGMHGYGKEAMELFGKMRIHGPRPNNVTFVAVLSACAHAGLIQEGRCAFGSMRKEFGLVPGVEHHVCMVDMFGRAGLLNDAQAFIKELNPRELTPAIWTAMLGACKMHKNFDLGVEVAEHLLAVEPENPGHYVLLSNIYAVTGKMDRVELVRNLMIRRGLKKQVGYSTIEVDQKTYLFSMGDKSHPETNEVYRYLDELMSRCREAGYVPAPESVMHELEEEEREYALRYHSEKLAIAFGLLKTSSGVAIRIVKNLRMCEDCHSAIKYISIVSNREIIIRDKLRFHHFNDGSCSCLDYW from the coding sequence ATGGAGGCCAAACAACTCCAACCAGAGGAACAACTTTACCCTCAACACAGAGAACCACAATCACAGTCACAATCACACTCTCCAGCCTACCAAGCTCTTCTCAGAGCAGGTCCAAGTGTCAGACCCCTCCAACAAGTCCACGCTCAAATCATCGTCTTAGGCAAGTACCGAAATCTAGCCATTATCACCAAGCTCCTCACGCTAGCTTGTGCCGCTGGCTCAATATCCTACACTCGCCGTCTCTTCCTCACTGTTCCAAACCCAGACTCTTTTCTCTTCAACTCTCTCATCAAAGGCTCCTCCAAATTCGCCTTCTCAAACGACGCCATCTTCTTCTACCGCCGGATGCTCCTGGCTAATATTTCGCCTTCGAATTATACTTTCACGTCTGTAATCAAAGCGTGCGCTGATCTTTCTGCTTCCAGACTGAGTAAAGGGATCCATTCCCATATTTTGGTTTGTGGGTATGGCTCGGATTCGTTTGTTCAGGCTGCACTTGTTACATTCTATGCAAAGACTGGTGATTTGGAAGTTGCCCGgaaagtgtttgataaaatgccggAAAGAACGGTTGTGGCATGGAATTCGATGATTTCGGGGTACGAGCAAAATGGGTTTTCAAAGGAAGCTATTGGGTTGTTTTATCAGATGCGGGAGTGGGGCTTTAAGCCCGACTCGACAACGTTTGTGAGTGTATTGTCGGCTTGTGCTCAGTTGGGGGCAATTGGTTTGGGTTGTTGGGTACATGATTATGTTATTAGTAATGGTTTTGATGTCAACGTGGTTCTTGGTACTTCTTTCATTAATATGTTTTCTAGATGTGGGAATGTGACCAAAGCTCGAGAAGTTTTCGATTTGATGAGTGAATGGAATGTTATTGCTTGGACAGCTATGATTTCCGGGTATGGAATGCATGGTTATGGTAAAGAAGCAATGGAGCTCTTTGGAAAAATGAGAATTCATGGTCCACGTCCTAATAATGTCACATTTGTTGCTGTCCTGTCAGCATGTGCTCATGCAGGGCTTATTCAGGAAGGGCGCTGCGCCTTTGGATCTATGAGGAAAGAGTTTGGTTTGGTGCCTGGAGTGGAACATCATGTTTGCATGGTTGATATGTTTGGGCGTGCTGGGCTTCTCAATGATGCCCAAGCATTTATCAAAGAATTGAATCCTAGGGAGCTAACTCCAGCAATTTGGACTGCAATGCTTGGGGCTTGCAAGATGCATAAGAATTTTGATCTTGGAGTGGAAGTTGCTGAGCATCTCTTAGCTGTTGAACCAGAAAATCCAGGTCATTATGTTTTGCTTTCAAATATATATGCAGTGACTGGTAAGATGGATCGAGTGGAGTTGGTTAGAAACCTGATGATCCGAAGAGGCCTAAAGAAGCAAGTTGGCTATAGCACAATAGAGGTTGACCAGAAGACTTATTTGTTTAGCATGGGTGACAAGTCCCACCCTGAGACAAATGAAGTTTATCGGTATTTAGACGAATTGATGTCGCGGTGTAGAGAAGCAGGATACGTACCAGCACCTGAGTCGGTGATGCATGAGTTGGAAGAAGAGGAGAGGGAATATGCTCTTAGATACCATAGTGAGAAGCTTGCAATAGCGTTTGGGTTATTGAAAACCAGCAGTGGTGTAGCCATCAGGATTGTGAAAAACCTTAGAATGTGTGAGGATTGTCATTCAGCAATTAAGTACATCTCAATTGTCTCTAACAGAGAAATTATCATCCGGGATAAGCTTCGTTTCCATCACTTTAATGATGGTTCGTGTTCTTGTCTCGATTACTGGTGA
- the LOC142637082 gene encoding uncharacterized protein LOC142637082 has product MDSSISISFNKSQINPSKPHKSPITPFLFLFLLLATTTAGAAAASRPSRNPKPKIPYAQYCNDVVPKPPLSFHSHNFSTSHSDFLPFRFGYFFGGGDRFFNRTGSDTPKSLSLSSLYSHKTASDGVLKVRASLYIRNPVVYSVFDRPKYRNLPRIRFRGPRGFGRFDDVVFWLKGYWSESTGKLCMVGSGSRYVDSKHFEVVLKLNYPKNSSIYGSLIGGTLESLNVKEDGSKSDFFEPIKILGLSQNPNYEYSLLEKLNGSDCLSGNGGRDSNTNNTKTNINLSLSKLDGGVCFVLNGRTSVYELEYGSDCGNANCNPFGGSIGYLPDRIVYQGLRCEQRRKMQMLLGFPNSSYSGSGTQFPFDPNATLIAEGAWDDTENRFCGVACRILNVSESWANDFVGDCSIGFTLRFPAVMSLRNQSSVVGEIWSKKDVNDSGYFGKIGFQSYWERSIDPQGLKYEYTEIETVRKSCAQGKTVRGKGKSYPDGYSPDMRFDMSVRNNDGKVALGYSSPLFVGDSLYARQYYGRPLVLAVPRITEPAAVQLTSNHSRMLNISYKMSFRPPPDFRFGGDASSKVLISAEGIYDRDTGFLCMIGCWHLRPNNQNLIKNGSLDCAIRINVQFPPFNAEHGEIVKGTIESTRAESDPLYFESLQLSSNSITTTQAKESIWRMDLEITMVLISNTLACVFVGLQLFYVKKQPHVLPFISIVMLIVLTLGHMIPLLLNFEALFVANHSPTNFFLGSGGWLEVNEVIVRVITMVAFLLQLRLLQLTWSARKGDGSQKGWWHSDRKVLYVTLPMYIAGGLIAWFVHQWKKSYQRPLGSFREPQLKGYHLHALQLLSYQQHSFWEDLKSYAGLLLNGFLLPQILFNLFFNSGEKALASSFYVGTTIVRLMPHAYDLYRAHSSTWYLDLSYIYANHRMDFYSTAWDIIIPCGGLLFAVLMFLQQRFGGRCILPKRFRESSVYEKVPVISNAEL; this is encoded by the coding sequence ATGGACtcttcaatttcaatttcatttaaCAAATCCCAAATAAACCCTTCAAAACCCCACAAATCCCCAATCACTCCCTTCCTCTTCTTATTCCTCCTCCTCGCCACCACGACCGCCGGGGCCGCCGCCGCTTCGAGACCAAGCCGAAATCCGAAACCCAAAATCCCCTACGCCCAGTACTGCAACGACGTCGTTCCCAAGCCCCCTTTATCCTTCCACTCCCACAACTTCTCCACCTCCCACTCCGATTTCCTCCCCTTCCGATTCGGATATTTCTTCGGCGGCGGCGACCGATTTTTCAACCGAACCGGATCCGATACCCCGAAATCTCTCTCCCTCAGCTCCTTATATTCCCACAAGACCGCTTCTGATGGCGTTCTCAAGGTCAGAGCATCGCTGTATATCCGAAACCCGGTCGTGTACTCTGTTTTCGACAGGCCGAAATATCGAAACTTGCCACGTATTAGGTTTCGGGGACCGAGAGGGTTCGGTCGGTTTGACGATGTGGTTTTTTGGCTTAAAGGGTATTGGTCAGAATCTACTGGAAAGCTCTGTATGGTTGGATCGGGGTCAAGGTACGTTGATTCGAAGCATTTTGAAGTTGTTCTTAAGCTTAACTATCCTAAGAATTCTAGTATTTATGGTAGTTTAATTGGCGGTACATTAGAGAGTTTGAATGTTAAGGAGGATGGTTCTAAATCTGATTTCTTTGAACCAATTAAGATATTGGGTTTGTCTCAGAATCCCAATTATGAATATTCATTGCTTGAAAAATTGAATGGGAGTGATTGTTTGAGTGGAAATGGTGGGAGAGATAGTAATACCAACAATACTAAAACTAATATTAATTTGTCTCTAAGCAAATTGGACGGTGGTGTTTGTTTCGTGCTCAATGGACGGACTAGTGTTTATGAATTGGAATATGGGAGTGATTGTGGTAATGCGAATTGCAACCCTTTTGGTGGGAGTATTGGGTATTTGCCTGATAGGATTGTTTATCAGGGGCTTCGGTGTGAGCAACGCAGAAAGATGCAGATGTTGTTGGGTTTTCCTAACTCTAGTTATAGTGGTAGTGGTACTCAATTTCCTTTTGATCCTAATGCGACATTGATTGCTGAGGGTGCTTGGGATGATACAGAGAATCGGTTTTGTGGTGTTGCGTGCAGAATTTTGAATGTTTCGGAGTCTTGGGCTAATGATTTTGTGGGAGATTGCTCGATTGGTTTTACTTTGAGATTTCCTGCAGTTATGTCATTAAGGAATCAGAGTAGTGTTGTGGGGGAAATTTGGAGCAAGAAGGATGTGAATGATTCAGGttactttggaaaaattggGTTTCAGAGTTATTGGGAAAGATCAATTGACCCCCAAGGTCTTAAATATGAGTATACTGAGATTGAGACTGTAAGAAAGTCTTGTGCACAAGGGAAGACTGTTAGGGGCAAGGGAAAGTCATATCCTGATGGGTATTCACCCGACATGAGATTTGATATGTCGGTGAGAAACAATGATGGAAAAGTAGCACTAGGTTACTCATCCCCACTATTTGTGGGAGATTCACTTTATGCACGACAGTATTATGGGCGGCCACTTGTGCTGGCAGTGCCGAGGATAACAGAGCCTGCTGCAGTTCAGCTGACAAGCAACCATAGCAGAATGCTGAATATAAGTTACAAGATGAGCTTCAGACCTCCACCTGATTTTAGATTTGGTGGTGATGCTTCATCCAAAGTTCTTATTTCTGCTGAAGGAATATATGATAGAGATACTGGTTTCCTGTGCATGATAGGATGTTGGCATCTTCGACcaaacaatcaaaatttgattaaaaatggTTCATTGGACTGTGCAATAAGGATTAATGTTCAATTTCCTCCGTTTAATGCAGAGCATGGTGAAATTGTTAAGGGAACTATTGAAAGCACACGAGCAGAGTCAGATCCTCTTTACTTTGAAAGTCTTCAATTGTCTTCAAATTCGATAACCACTACCCAAGCTAAAGAATCCATTTGGAGAATGGACCTCGAGATTACCATGGTTTTGATTTCTAATACTCTGGCATGTGTTTTTGTTGGCTTGCAgcttttttatgtgaaaaagcAACCGCATGTTCTTCCCTTCATTTCCATTGTGATGCTCATTGTTCTTACGCTGGGACACATGATACCCCTGCTGTTGAACTTTGAAGCCTTGTTTGTGGCTAACCATAgcccaacaaatttttttcttggGAGTGGTGGATGGCTTGAAGTGAATGAAGTAATAGTAAGGGTGATAACAATGGTAGCTTTCCTTTTGCAGTTACGTCTTCTCCAACTGACTTGGTCTGCAAGAAAAGGCGATGGAAGCCAGAAGGGGTGGTGGCATTCTGATAGAAAGGTTCTATATGTGACTTTACCAATGTATATAGCTGGTGGTTTGATTGCTTGGTTTGTGCACCAATGGAAGAAGTCTTACCAGAGGCCATTAGGGTCATTTCGAGAACCACAACTCAAGGGTTATCATCTGCATGCTCTCCAGCTGCTATCCTACCAGCAGCATTCGTTCTGGGAGGACCTCAAATCTTATGCTGGTTTGCTCTTAAATGGTTTTCTACTTCCACAAATATTGTTCAACCTGTTCTTTAACTCAGGAGAAAAGGCTCTTGCCTCTTCCTTTTACGTTGGAACCACTATTGTTCGGCTAATGCCCCATGCTTATGATCTTTACAGGGCTCACAGTTCTACATGGTACCTTGATTTATCATACATTTATGCAAACCATAGAATGGATTTTTATTCCACTGCATGGGACATCATCATCCCTTGTGGTGGTCTGCTATTTGCTGTCCTCATGTTCTTGCAGCAACGATTTGGGGGCCGTTGCATTCTTCCCAAGAGGTTTAGAGAGAGTTCTGTTTACGAGAAAGTACCTGTTATTAGCAATGCCGAATTGTAA
- the LOC142634269 gene encoding callose synthase 11-like — protein MNPRQRPILTRGRSIPYGPPPPQPPNVYNIIPIHNLLTDHPSLRYPEVRAAASALRATGDLRKPPFTPWDPNNDLLDWLGLMFGFQKDNVKNQRENLVLHLANSQMRLQPPPTLPDSLEASVLRKFRRKLLQNYTSWCSYLGRKSQISVSHRRNGTGNSETNSLRRELLYVSLYLLIWGESANLRFTPECICYIFHHMATELNFVLDEKIDPDTGQSYLPSIYGECAFLKSVVMPIYNTIKLEVESSRNGKAPHSAWRNYDDINEYFWSRRCFHKLKWPLDLSCNFFATTPKEKRVGKTGFVEQRSFWNVFRSFDKVWVLLILFLQAMIIVAWEDGKLLDALKSRDLQVKLLTVFITWSGLRVLQAVLDAGTQYSLVTRETMWLGVRMTLKFMVALTWMVVFGVFYGRIWSQESSDSGWSAEANRRIVVFLEAVLVFLLPELLALALFIVPWIRNVLEELNWPVIYLLTWWFHTRLFVGRGLREGLVNNFKYTVFWILVLASKFTFSYFLQIKPLAAPTKVLLKQKNVVYNWHEFFNNTNRVAVVLLWVPVVLIYFMDLQIWYSIYSSLVGATIGLFSHLGEIRNFGQLRLRFQFFASAMQFNFKPEEHPLDPKLTLVKKLRDAIHRLKLRYGLGKPYNKIESSQVETTWFALIWNEIIVTFREEDLINDQELELMELPPNCWNIRVIRWPCVLLCNELLLALSQAKELANEPDKLLWLRICKSEYRRCAVIEAYDSIKYLLLMIVKDGSDEYVIIENLFKEIDEAIQTGKLTAVYKMDVLEEIHAKLISLVELLMQQNKDLSKAVNILQALYELSVREFPKVKKPIQQLREEGLAPRSPATDAGLLFEYSVEFPDDDDATLLKNLRRLHIILTARDSMHYVPRNLEARRRVAFFSNSLFMNMPRAPHVEKMMAFSVLTPYYDEEVLFSLLNLRRENEDGISIMFYLQKIYQDEWDNFLERMHREGAKDDNDIWETKSRNTRLWASYRGQTLSRTVRGMMYYYRALKMLAFLDSASEIDINEGSGGISSLGSMNLNSGLNGVHSSSRNLNRATSSISLMFKGNEYGSALMKFTYVVACQLYGQHKAKGDHRAEEILYLMKHNEALRVAYVDEVHLGREEVEYYSVLVKYDQQQQREVEIYRIRLPGPLKLGEGKPENQNHAIIFTRGDAIQTIDMNQDNCFEEALKMRNLLEEFNNFYGIRKPTILGVRENIFTGSVSSLAWFMSAQETSFVTLGQRVLANPLKVRMHYGHPDVFDRFWFLSRGGISKASKVINISEDIFAGFNCTLRGGNVTHHEYLQVGKGRDVGLNQIAMFEAKVASGNGEQVLSRDMYRLGHRLDFFRMLSVFYTTVGFYFNSMLVVITVYTFLWGRLYLALSGVEAAVMGDTSNNTALGAILNQQFLIQLGLFTALPMIVENSLEHGFLPAVWDFITMQLQLASLFYTFSLGTRTHFFGRTVLHGGAKYRATGRGFVVQHKSFAENYRLYARSHFVKGIELGVILIVYSSHSDLSKYTLLFIAMSVSCWFLVVSWIMAPFVFNPSGFDWLNTVYDFDDFMNWLWYSGGVFAKADQSWETWWYEEQDHLRTTGIWGKLLEIILDLRFFFFQYGIVYHLHISQHNTSIAVYLLSWIYMVVALGIYIVISYAGDKYSAKEHIYYRLVQFLVIFLSVLVIVILLKCTAFKFLDLVTSLLAFIPTGWGMILIAQVLRPFLESTVVWDTVVALARLYDMLFGVIVMAPVALLSWMPGFQSMQTRILFNEAFSRGLQISRLLTGKKSN, from the coding sequence ATGAACCCAAGGCAGCGTCCCATACTCACGCGCGGCCGTAGCATCCCTTACGGGCCGCCTCCACCGCAACCCCCAAACGTCTACAACATAATCCCCATCCACAACCTCCTGACAGACCACCCATCTCTCCGGTACCCAGAAGTACGCGCCGCCGCATCAGCCTTACGCGCCACCGGAGACCTGAGGAAACCGCCATTCACTCCATGGGACCCAAACAATGACCTCCTGGACTGGCTCGGGCTCATGTTCGGTTTCCAAAAAGACAACGTAAAGAACCAAAGGGAAAACCTGGTCCTCCACTTAGCCAACTCTCAAATGCGACTCCAACCACCTCCGACCCTGCCGGACTCCCTCGAAGCCAGCGTCCTCCGTAAGTTCCGCCGCAAGTTGCTCCAGAACTACACTTCCTGGTGCTCCTACCTCGGCCGGAAGTCTCAAATCTCGGTCTCGCATCGCCGGAACGGTACCGGAAACTCCGAGACAAACAGTCTCCGCCGCGAGCTTCTCTATGTGTCGCTCTATCTCCTGATCTGGGGTGAGTCTGCTAACCTTCGTTTCACTCCTGAGTGTATTTGTTACATATTTCATCACATGGCTACGGAGTTGAACTTTGTTTTAGATGAGAAAATAGACCCCGATACGGGTCAGTCGTACTTGCCTTCGATATATGGGGAGTGTGCGTTTTTGAAGAGCGTGGTAATGCCTATATATAATACGATTAAGCTTGAGGTTGAGAGTAGTAGAAATGGCAAGGCTCCGCATTCGGCGTGGCGGAATTACGATGACATCAATGAGTATTTTTGGAGTAGGAGGTGTTTCCATAAGCTGAAATGGCCTCTTGATTTGTCCTGTAATTTCTTCGCTACTACGCCTAAGGAGAAACGGGTTGGGAAGACGGGGTTTGTGGAGCAAAGGTCTTTCTGGAATGTGTTTAGGAGTTTTGATAAGGTGTGGGTGTTGTTGATACTGTTTTTACAGGCTATGATTATTGTTGCGTGGGAAGATGGTAAGCTGTTGGATGCGTTGAAGAGTAGGGATTTGCAGGTGAAGTTGTTAACTGTGTTTATTACGTGGAGCGGGTTGAGGGTTTTGCAAGCGGTGCTTGATGCCGGGACTCAGTATAGTTTGGTTACTAGGGAGACAATGTGGCTTGGGGTGAGGATGACGTTGAAGTTCATGGTGGCGTTGACGTGGATGGTGGTGTTTGGGGTGTTCTATGGGAGGATTTGGAGTCAGGAGAGTAGCGATAGCGGGTGGTCGGCTGAGGCAAATAGGAGGATTGTTGTTTTTCTTGAGGCTGTTCTGGTTTTCTTGTTGCCAGAGTTGTTGGCATTGGCTTTGTTTATTGTTCCATGGATTCGCAATGTATTGGAGGAATTAAATTGGCCTGTGATCTACTTGCTGACATGGTGGTTTCATACACGATTGTTTGTGGGTCGTGGGTTGAGGGAAGGGCTTGTGAATAATTTCAAGTATACGGTGTTTTGGATCCTTGTATTGGCTTCCAAATTCACCTTCAGTTATTTCCTTCAGATCAAGCCACTGGCTGCCCCAACGAAGGTTCTTTTGAAACAAAAGAATGTAGTCTACAATTGGCATGAATTTTTCAATAACACCAACAGAGTAGCAGTTGTGTTGTTGTGGGTTCCTGTGGTGTTGATTTATTTCATGGATTTGCAAATTTGGTATTCGATTTATTCCTCCCTTGTTGGTGCAACAATTGGGCTGTTTTCGCATTTGGGTGAGATCAGAAATTTTGGACAGCTAAGGCTTAGGTTTCAGTTTTTTGCTAGTGCAATGCAATTTAATTTCAAGCCAGAGGAGCATCCGCTAGACCCCAAGCTGACACTGGTGAAGAAGCTTCGTGATGCTATCCACCGGTTGAAGCTGAGGTACGGACTTGGTAAGCCCTACAATAAGATAGAATCAAGCCAAGTGGAAACTACCTGGTTTGCCTTGATTTGGAATGAGATCATTGTAACTTTCAGGGAAGAAGATCTCATCAATGACCAAGAACTTGAGCTCATGGAATTGCCACCTAATTGTTGGAACATTAGGGTTATTCGATGGCCATGTGTCCTCCTCTGCAATGAGCTGCTGCTTGCTCTCAGTCAGGCAAAAGAGTTAGCAAATGAACCGGACAAGTTGCTTTGGTTGAGGATATGCAAGAGTGAATACCGGCGGTGTGCTGTTATTGAAGCTTATGATAGCATTAAGTATTTGCTTCTTATGATAGTTAAAGATGGCTCGGATGAATACgtaattattgaaaatttattcAAGGAGATAGATGAAGCGATTCAGACTGGAAAGCTCACGGCGGTATACAAGATGGATGTGCTAGAAGAAATTCATGCGAAGCTAATTTCACTTGTTGAGCTGCTGATGCAGCAGAATAAAGATCTGAGTAAGGCAGTGAATATACTGCAGGCCTTGTATGAACTTTCCGTCAGAGAATTTCCAAAGGTAAAGAAGCCCATTCAGCAATTGAGAGAGGAAGGTCTGGCACCTCGTAGTCCAGCCACCGATGCAGGGTTGCTTTTTGAATACTCTGTTGAGTTccctgatgatgatgatgctacCTTACTTAAGAACCTACGTCGTTTGCATATTATTCTTACTGCTAGAGACTCAATGCACTACGTCCCAAGGAATCTTGAGGCAAGAAGGCGCGTTGCTTTCTTTAGCAATTCACTATTTATGAATATGCCCCGTGCTCCGCATGTTGAAAAAATGATGGCTTTCAGTGTTCTCACGCCTTACTACGATGAAGAAGTTCTCTTCAGCCTATTGAATCTTcgaagagaaaatgaagatgGCATTTCCATCATGTTTTATTTGCAAAAAATCTATCAAGATGAGTGGGATAATTTTTTGGAGCGGATGCACAGAGAGGGTGCGAAGGATGACAATGATATCTGGGAGACAAAGTCAAGAAATACTCGACTTTGGGCGTCGTACAGAGGCCAAACTTTGTCCCGCACTGTGAGAGGAATGATGTATTATTATAGGGCTCTTAAGATGCTTGCCTTTCTAGATTCTGCATCTGAGATTGACATAAATGAGGGATCAGGAGGTATTTCTTCTCTTGGTTCAATGAACCTAAACAGTGGTTTGAATGGTGTACACTCAAGTTCTCGGAATCTCAACCGAGCAACTAGCAGTATAAGTTTGATGTTTAAAGGAAATGAGTATGGGAGTGCTCTGATGAAATTCACTTATGTGGTTGCCTGCCAGCTGTATGGGCAACATAAGGCGAAGGGAGACCACCGTGCTGAAGAGATATTATATCTGATGAAACACAATGAGGCTCTTAGAGTTGCCTATGTTGATGAGGTTCACTTGGGGAGGGAAGAGGTGGAGTATTACTCAGTTCTTGTGAAATATGATCAGCAGCAGCAAAGGGAGGTGGAGATCTATCGGATCAGGTTGCCTGGGCCCTTGAAGCTTGGTGAAGGCAAACCAGAAAATCAAAACCATGCCATAATCTTCACTCGAGGTGATGCAATTCAGACCATTGACATGAACCAAGACAATTGTTTTGAAGAGGCACTCAAGATGCGGAATTTGTTGGAGGAATTCAATAACTTCTATGGTATTAGGAAGCCAACCATTTTGGGAGTTCGTGAGAATATTTTCACTGGTTCAGTGTCTTCACTTGCTTGGTTCATGTCTGCTCAGGAGACAAGCTTTGTGACCTTGGGCCAGCGTGTTCTGGCAAACCCGTTGAAGGTCAGAATGCATTATGGTCACCCAGATGTGTTTGACAGGTTCTGGTTCTTGAGTCGGGGTGGAATCAGCAAGGCTTCTAAAGTGATAAATATCAGTGAGGATATATTTGCTGGCTTCAATTGCACTCTGCGAGGGGGCAATGTGACACACCATGAATATTTACAGGTTGGTAAGGGAAGGGACGTTGGGTTAAATCAGATAGCAATGTTTGAGGCCAAGGTTGCCAGCGGCAATGGTGAGCAGGTTTTGAGCAGAGATATGTATCGGTTGGGTCATAGATTGGACTTCTTCCGAATGCTTTCAGTTTTCTACACAACTGTTGGGTTCTACTTCAATTCAATGTTGGTAGTAATTACTGTTTATACATTTTTGTGGGGCCGCCTTTATCTTGCCCTCAGTGGTGTTGAAGCAGCAGTGATGGGAGATACTAGCAACAATACAGCCCTTGGTGCAATCCTTAATCAGCAGTTTCTCATCCAGCTCGGTCTCTTTACTGCTCTCCCTATGATTGTGGAGAACTCTCTTGAGCATGGGTTCCTTCCAGCAGTTTGGGACTTCATAACGATGCAACTTCAGCTGGCCTCACTTTTTTACACGTTCTCATTGGGAACTCGTACCCATTTCTTTGGCCGGACTGTACTTCACGGTGGTGCAAAGTATCGAGCCACTGGTCGTGGTTTTGTGGTGCAGCACAAGAGCTTTGCCGAAAACTATCGACTCTATGCTCGCAGCCATTTTGTGAAGGGAATTGAGCTTGGGGTTATTTTAATTGTGTATTCTTCTCATAGTGACTTGTCTAAGTATACTCTTCTCTTTATAGCCATGTCGGTATCTTGCTGGTTTCTTGTTGTGTCGTGGATAATGGCCCCTTTTGTATTTAATCCTTCTGGATTTGATTGGCTGAACACTGTGTATGATTTTGATGATTTTATGAATTGGTTATGGTATAGTGGTGGGGTGTTTGCAAAAGCAGATCAAAGCTGGGAAACATGGTGGTATGAGGAACAGGACCATCTGAGAACGACTGGTATTTGGGGCAAACTTTTGGAGATTATTTTAGATCTtcgtttcttcttcttccagtATGGCATTGTGTATCATCTCCATATTAGTCAACATAATACAAGTATAGCTGTTTATTTACTATCTTGGATATACATGGTTGTGGCTCTTGGGATTTACATCGTCATATCATATGCTGGGGACAAGTATTCCGCAAAAGAGCATATTTACTACCGACTTGTTCAGTTCCTTGTCATTTTCCTTTCAGTACTTGTGATTGTTATATTGCTGAAGTGCACTGCGTTCAAGTTTCTTGATCTTGTGACAAGCCTCTTGGCATTCATCCCCACAGGTTGGGGTATGATATTGATAGCTCAGGTACTTAGACCCTTTCTGGAGTCCACTGTGGTGTGGGATACTGTGGTTGCCTTGGCCCGGCTGTATGACATGCTGTTTGGGGTGATTGTCATGGCTCCTGTGGCATTGCTGTCGTGGATGCCTGGATTCCAGTCAATGCAAACAAGGATCCTGTTCAATGAAGCATTCAGCAGGGGTCTCCAGATATCTCGTCTTCTTACTGGGAAAAAGTCTAACTGA